One Candidatus Paceibacterota bacterium genomic region harbors:
- a CDS encoding PrsW family intramembrane metalloprotease, with protein sequence MSYPLYIFFGTLPSFIWLLFYLRTDTHPESNKMILKIFAFGMLIAIPAILLETGLIDILDNLSLPTVLSLLLRVFIAVAFIEEILKYSVVKAKVLDSPEFDEPIDVILYMIIAALGFAAVENILILFSLGPVFFLEDVFLISVLRFWGATFLHALCSGVLGFFIALSIFEIKKGMVFFATGLGIVFLLHGLYNFSIMNTEGILSWLIPTSILAFLAVFLFSGFRKLKKLKSVCKIG encoded by the coding sequence ATGTCTTACCCTCTTTACATATTTTTCGGAACCCTGCCCAGCTTCATTTGGCTTTTGTTTTATTTGAGAACAGACACCCATCCAGAATCCAACAAAATGATCTTAAAAATATTCGCTTTCGGCATGCTGATAGCCATACCAGCCATTCTTTTGGAAACTGGCCTTATAGATATTTTAGATAACTTATCCTTGCCAACAGTCTTATCGCTGCTCTTAAGAGTATTTATTGCTGTGGCTTTTATAGAAGAGATTTTGAAGTATTCTGTAGTCAAAGCAAAAGTATTGGATAGTCCTGAATTTGACGAGCCGATAGACGTGATTCTCTATATGATTATTGCTGCTTTGGGATTTGCCGCAGTAGAAAATATTCTAATCTTGTTTTCTCTGGGCCCGGTATTCTTTTTGGAAGACGTATTCCTTATCAGCGTTTTAAGATTCTGGGGCGCGACTTTCTTGCACGCTTTGTGTTCTGGGGTCTTGGGGTTTTTCATAGCCCTGTCCATTTTCGAAATAAAAAAAGGGATGGTATTTTTTGCTACCGGCCTGGGGATAGTTTTCCTCTTGCACGGATTATATAATTTTTCTATTATGAATACTGAAGGAATACTTTCCTGGTTGATACCGACCAGCATATTAGCCTTTTTGGCAGTTTTCCTTTTTTCAGGATTCAGAAAATTGAAAAAATTAAAAAGCGTCTGTAAAATAGGTTAA
- the tsaD gene encoding tRNA (adenosine(37)-N6)-threonylcarbamoyltransferase complex transferase subunit TsaD yields MIFVKIYMLILAIETSCDDTCAAVIKIKKNRKFEILSNVISSQVKLHSKYGGVFPSLAKREHQKNLPIVVRKALKEAKNPKINLIAVTSGPGLEPCLWTGINFSKELARKMKLPIVPVNHIEAHILANVIDKKPVFPAVCLIVSGGHTQIILMEKIGEYKILGETRDDAAGECFDKTARILGLGYPGGPIVAKKAAELKSKKLKINLPRPMIHQKNYDFSFSGLKTAVLYEFKKRPLKIRKSKQYVQEMCAEIQQAIIDVLIRKTIIAARDYRVKSIILSGGVAANEELRKQFQSATSNQCSKITLSLPPKNLCTDNAAMVAVAGYLNTELPKEAKVRKKMKFSFDWQKGRRGLRPLLPPRFHKWKLGKKHWKEIKANANLKIGEKL; encoded by the coding sequence ATGATATTTGTAAAGATATATATGCTGATATTAGCCATAGAAACATCCTGCGACGACACTTGCGCAGCTGTTATTAAAATCAAAAAAAACAGAAAGTTTGAAATCCTCTCCAACGTGATTTCTTCCCAGGTAAAACTCCACTCAAAATACGGAGGGGTTTTCCCTTCTCTGGCGAAAAGGGAACACCAAAAAAACCTGCCCATCGTCGTTAGAAAAGCTTTGAAAGAAGCTAAAAATCCGAAAATCAATCTGATTGCTGTTACCTCCGGCCCGGGCCTTGAACCATGCTTATGGACAGGCATAAACTTTAGCAAAGAATTGGCTAGAAAAATGAAATTGCCGATAGTCCCGGTAAATCATATTGAAGCGCACATCTTAGCTAACGTTATTGATAAAAAACCAGTTTTCCCAGCTGTCTGTTTGATTGTTTCCGGAGGCCACACCCAGATTATCTTAATGGAGAAAATCGGAGAATATAAAATACTAGGAGAGACCAGGGATGATGCAGCTGGCGAATGCTTTGACAAAACAGCCAGAATTCTGGGGTTAGGGTATCCCGGAGGCCCGATTGTAGCAAAAAAAGCAGCTGAATTAAAAAGCAAAAAATTGAAAATTAATTTACCCCGACCGATGATCCATCAAAAAAACTATGACTTCAGCTTTTCCGGGTTGAAAACCGCTGTTTTATACGAATTTAAAAAACGCCCTCTAAAAATTAGAAAATCCAAACAATACGTTCAAGAAATGTGCGCTGAAATCCAGCAGGCAATCATTGACGTTTTAATCCGCAAAACGATAATTGCAGCAAGGGACTACAGGGTAAAATCAATCATTTTAAGCGGAGGGGTAGCAGCTAACGAAGAATTAAGAAAGCAGTTCCAATCAGCAACCAGCAACCAATGTTCTAAAATTACTCTTTCTCTGCCGCCAAAAAACTTATGCACCGACAATGCAGCAATGGTGGCTGTCGCCGGCTATTTGAACACCGAGCTTCCGAAGGAAGCGAAGGTAAGAAAGAAAATGAAATTTTCTTTCGACTGGCAAAAGGGGCGAAGAGGACTTCGCCCTCTTCTTCCACCTCGCTTCCACAAATGGAAGCTCGGTAAAAAACACTGGAAAGAAATTAAAGCTAATGCTAACCTAAAAATAGGTGAAAAATTATGA
- a CDS encoding glycosyltransferase family 2 protein encodes MKNNYLNLSSSLDLENPKERLIYRCFEFLPALLSWGTLFLAFVFSWLNPAVVAVFIIVFDCFWLLRVLYLAFHQSASYKLMRKNLSINWLEKVEKIDKWQDIYHLIILPTYKESYGVIKPSFEALLDSNYPKDKMIVVLAVEERGGETARKTAEQIEKEFGEKFFKFLVTFHPKDIKGEIAGKGSNVAWAIKKVKESIIDKASFSQDNIIVSNFDVDTRPYPQYFAVLTWHYLTTDNPLRSSFQPIPVYNNNIWQAPAFSRVIATSGTFWQMMQQQRPEQLVTYSSHSIPFRVLEEVGYPYNMTSDDSRIFWKAYLFYNGDYKVVPLYYPVSMDAVLAENLKKTAVNQYKQQRRWAWGCENIPYIFFNFLKNKKIPSKEKIRHAFVILDGFWSWAVATLIIFLLGWLPLMIGGEHFKTSLLSYNLPKLTSFIMTAAMVGIVISAITSLLLLPPRPKGLSRWKNVSMFFQWLLMPVTLIVFGAFPALESQTRLAFRKYLGFWVTEKIRK; translated from the coding sequence ATGAAAAATAACTATTTGAATCTCTCATCGTCCTTAGATTTGGAAAATCCTAAAGAGAGATTAATTTATAGATGTTTTGAATTTTTGCCCGCCTTGCTTTCTTGGGGGACTCTTTTTTTAGCTTTTGTTTTTTCCTGGCTGAACCCGGCTGTGGTAGCTGTTTTTATCATTGTTTTTGACTGCTTCTGGCTGTTAAGGGTTTTATATCTTGCTTTTCACCAGTCAGCCAGCTATAAGCTGATGAGAAAAAATCTTTCAATTAACTGGTTGGAAAAAGTGGAAAAGATTGATAAATGGCAGGATATTTACCATCTTATTATCTTGCCGACATATAAAGAGAGTTATGGGGTTATTAAGCCTTCTTTTGAGGCTTTGCTTGATTCAAATTATCCAAAAGACAAAATGATTGTTGTTTTGGCGGTTGAAGAAAGAGGAGGAGAAACAGCTAGAAAAACAGCCGAACAGATTGAAAAAGAGTTTGGCGAAAAGTTTTTCAAGTTTTTAGTAACTTTTCATCCCAAAGACATAAAAGGCGAGATCGCGGGCAAAGGTTCCAATGTTGCTTGGGCCATTAAAAAGGTAAAAGAATCAATCATTGATAAAGCATCTTTTTCTCAAGACAATATTATTGTTTCCAATTTTGACGTAGACACAAGGCCCTATCCTCAGTATTTCGCAGTTTTAACCTGGCATTATTTGACAACGGATAATCCTTTAAGAAGCAGTTTCCAGCCGATTCCCGTTTACAACAACAATATCTGGCAGGCGCCTGCTTTTTCCAGGGTCATTGCCACCTCCGGAACTTTCTGGCAGATGATGCAGCAGCAAAGGCCGGAGCAGCTGGTAACTTATTCTTCCCATTCAATACCATTCAGGGTTTTAGAGGAAGTCGGCTATCCATATAATATGACTTCCGATGATTCGCGCATTTTTTGGAAGGCCTATCTTTTTTACAATGGAGACTACAAAGTCGTTCCTTTATATTATCCTGTTTCTATGGACGCTGTTTTGGCAGAAAATTTAAAAAAGACAGCTGTAAACCAGTACAAGCAGCAGAGGAGATGGGCCTGGGGCTGCGAAAACATCCCATATATCTTTTTTAACTTTCTGAAAAACAAAAAAATCCCATCAAAAGAAAAAATCCGCCATGCTTTCGTTATCCTGGACGGATTCTGGTCTTGGGCAGTAGCTACTCTGATTATTTTTCTTTTGGGCTGGCTGCCTTTGATGATCGGCGGAGAGCACTTTAAAACCAGTCTTTTGTCATACAACTTGCCCAAATTAACCAGTTTTATTATGACAGCTGCCATGGTTGGTATAGTTATTTCAGCCATTACCAGCTTGCTTTTGCTGCCGCCCAGGCCGAAAGGATTGAGCAGATGGAAAAATGTTTCAATGTTTTTCCAGTGGCTTTTAATGCCCGTTACCCTGATAGTTTTTGGCGCTTTTCCTGCTTTGGAATCGCAAACAAGATTAGCTTTCAGGAAATATCTGGGTTTCTGGGTAACGGAAAAAATAAGAAAATGA
- a CDS encoding TrbC/VirB2 family protein: MKKKYFIFIIFMLLLVFFAKDVVLAQDAIELSNPLRYGDIKDLIDAIINFLFTVSIPIAAILIIIGGFLMVFSGGDVYKVEKARNLFLYTAIGFAIILLAKGLVEVLKSVLGVVE, from the coding sequence ATGAAAAAGAAATACTTCATATTTATAATCTTCATGCTGCTTTTAGTTTTTTTTGCTAAAGATGTTGTTTTGGCTCAAGATGCTATTGAATTAAGTAATCCTTTAAGATATGGAGACATTAAAGATTTGATAGACGCCATAATTAATTTCCTTTTTACAGTAAGCATACCCATAGCTGCCATTCTTATTATTATTGGCGGTTTTTTGATGGTTTTTTCTGGTGGAGACGTTTATAAAGTTGAAAAGGCAAGGAATTTATTTTTATACACAGCCATTGGTTTTGCCATTATTCTGCTTGCCAAAGGATTAGTGGAAGTGCTAAAGTCAGTATTAGGAGTAGTAGAATAA
- the recG gene encoding ATP-dependent DNA helicase RecG → MQLSTPIEEIPRVGPQIQKKLRRLGIKTVKDLIFHFPHRYEDFSNIIPISEIQQNQTVSTKGKILDIKNIRTFRKRMTLTQALIGDETGQIQVMWFNQPYLINTFKKGDFLFLSGKTNKKGSKTYLSSPAYERISDINLNHSDLTHTGRLVPVYPGTEGLSSRWLRFLIKPILMRMRNEIKDALPKELKTKYKLLDFKTAIWQIHFPDSLKEAETAKKRFVFEELIILSLFILNERLKMRQEKAFAIPIDLKLVQEFAKNLPFQLTDDQRKASWQILKDLEKPRPMNRLLEGDVGSGKTVVSAMAALNTAKAGFQTVFMAPTEILVKQHYHTFNIALKKYRLKIGLITGKENRLQNKKVKRKDILEKASKGKIDILIGTHALIQKEVKFGKLALVIIDEQHRFGIDQRAKLCQNQQTKTIPHLLSMTATPIPRTLTLTIYGDLDLSLIKELPKGRKKIITEIVPPLARKKAYDFIREQIKKGRQVFVICPRIEPTKSENGKATNWDEVKAVKEEYEKLKKEIFPEFKIAMLHGKMKNEEKERIMKKFKNGKTDILVSTSVIEVGIDIPNASVMAIEGADKFGLAQLHQFRGRVGRGKEQSFCLFLTDFQSQTVNRRLKALIKCENGFDLAEKDLVIRGPGDLSGQRQWGVPDMTMAALKNIEMVEEARNEAKAILQNDPEMKKNPLLRTKLEEFQRRIHLE, encoded by the coding sequence ATGCAATTATCTACTCCCATTGAAGAAATTCCTCGGGTCGGACCGCAAATCCAAAAGAAACTAAGGAGGCTCGGCATTAAAACCGTAAAAGACCTTATTTTTCATTTTCCTCACCGCTATGAGGATTTTTCAAATATTATCCCTATTTCTGAAATACAACAAAACCAAACAGTTTCTACAAAAGGGAAAATTCTGGACATTAAAAACATCAGGACTTTCAGAAAAAGAATGACTTTAACCCAGGCCTTAATCGGCGATGAAACAGGACAGATTCAGGTTATGTGGTTTAACCAGCCCTATTTGATAAACACTTTCAAAAAGGGTGATTTTTTATTTCTCTCTGGAAAAACAAATAAAAAAGGAAGTAAGACATATTTGTCGTCTCCAGCTTACGAAAGAATATCAGATATCAACCTTAACCATTCTGATTTAACCCACACAGGCAGACTGGTGCCTGTTTATCCCGGGACCGAAGGATTGTCTTCGAGATGGCTGAGATTCCTGATCAAGCCTATTTTAATGAGAATGAGGAATGAGATTAAAGACGCTCTGCCAAAAGAATTAAAAACAAAATACAAACTGCTTGATTTTAAAACAGCTATCTGGCAAATTCATTTCCCGGATTCGTTAAAAGAAGCAGAAACAGCTAAAAAGAGATTTGTTTTTGAAGAATTGATTATCCTTTCTCTTTTCATTCTGAATGAAAGATTGAAAATGAGACAGGAAAAAGCTTTTGCCATACCAATAGACCTTAAACTGGTCCAAGAATTCGCAAAAAACTTGCCTTTCCAATTGACTGACGACCAGAGAAAGGCCAGCTGGCAGATTTTAAAAGACCTGGAAAAGCCAAGGCCGATGAACCGTCTTTTGGAAGGAGATGTCGGCTCTGGCAAAACAGTAGTCTCAGCTATGGCTGCCCTTAATACAGCCAAAGCTGGCTTCCAGACAGTTTTTATGGCGCCGACAGAAATCCTGGTAAAACAGCACTATCATACTTTCAATATTGCTCTTAAAAAATACCGATTGAAAATAGGACTGATAACCGGAAAGGAAAATAGATTACAAAATAAAAAAGTAAAGAGAAAAGACATTCTTGAAAAAGCAAGCAAAGGGAAAATTGACATTTTAATAGGCACTCACGCTTTAATCCAAAAAGAAGTGAAATTCGGAAAATTAGCTTTGGTCATTATTGACGAGCAGCACCGATTCGGTATAGACCAAAGAGCAAAGCTTTGCCAAAATCAGCAAACTAAAACAATTCCCCATTTATTATCAATGACCGCTACTCCCATTCCGAGAACTCTCACTTTAACCATTTACGGAGACCTGGATCTTTCTTTGATCAAAGAACTGCCGAAAGGAAGAAAGAAAATTATCACCGAAATAGTTCCGCCTTTAGCCAGAAAAAAAGCTTACGATTTCATCAGAGAACAGATTAAAAAAGGAAGGCAGGTGTTCGTCATCTGTCCGAGGATAGAGCCGACAAAAAGCGAAAATGGAAAAGCGACAAACTGGGACGAAGTCAAAGCGGTCAAAGAAGAATATGAAAAGCTAAAAAAAGAAATCTTTCCTGAATTCAAAATAGCTATGCTCCACGGCAAGATGAAGAACGAAGAAAAAGAAAGAATAATGAAAAAGTTTAAAAACGGCAAAACAGACATTCTTGTTTCTACCTCTGTCATTGAGGTTGGTATTGATATCCCCAATGCAAGCGTCATGGCTATTGAAGGCGCTGATAAGTTTGGTTTGGCCCAGCTCCATCAATTCAGAGGAAGGGTTGGCAGAGGCAAAGAACAATCCTTCTGCCTTTTTTTAACCGACTTCCAATCTCAAACCGTAAACAGAAGATTAAAAGCATTAATAAAATGCGAAAACGGGTTTGATTTGGCAGAAAAGGACTTGGTTATCAGAGGGCCTGGAGACTTGTCTGGACAAAGGCAGTGGGGAGTGCCTGATATGACCATGGCTGCTTTAAAAAACATTGAAATGGTTGAGGAAGCGAGGAACGAAGCAAAGGCAATTCTGCAAAATGATCCTGAAATGAAAAAAAATCCGCTCTTGCGGACAAAACTCGAGGAATTCCAAAGAAGAATTCATTTGGAATAA
- a CDS encoding methyltransferase domain-containing protein, with translation MKEFLDPEKILQKLKLEEDMVAADFGSGSGGWAIPLARKLEYGKVFAVDILEEPLSSLEAKAKLAKISNIKTILADIETGSKVWDYGCDLVLMTNLLFQCEDKKKVLEEGKRVLKKGGRILVVDWAKDTALVPKDKIISPAKVKEIASSLGLKAEKEFAAGPYHFGLILVK, from the coding sequence ATGAAAGAGTTTTTAGATCCTGAAAAAATCCTGCAAAAATTAAAACTGGAAGAAGATATGGTGGCTGCTGATTTCGGTTCGGGCTCCGGCGGCTGGGCTATTCCTTTAGCTAGGAAATTGGAGTATGGAAAGGTTTTTGCAGTAGATATTTTAGAAGAACCGCTTTCTTCCTTGGAAGCTAAAGCAAAGCTGGCAAAGATATCCAATATTAAAACCATTCTGGCAGACATTGAGACTGGGAGCAAAGTTTGGGATTACGGATGTGATTTGGTTTTAATGACCAATCTTCTTTTCCAGTGCGAAGACAAAAAAAAGGTATTGGAAGAAGGAAAAAGAGTTTTAAAAAAAGGCGGCAGGATACTGGTGGTTGACTGGGCCAAAGATACTGCTTTAGTGCCAAAAGATAAGATAATTTCTCCTGCCAAAGTGAAAGAAATCGCTAGTAGCTTAGGTTTAAAGGCAGAAAAGGAATTTGCCGCTGGTCCTTATCATTTCGGTTTAATTCTGGTAAAATAA
- a CDS encoding Hsp20/alpha crystallin family protein: MASFFDKLKKGMGIDEPISEPEEEKEEEKEEEEVKKKPAKKPRKAKKPKKEAKTPEIKIEEIEIQEEEKEEPEEKEELEEKKKEEPEKPKEEKRKKWPSFGGMEEGELAIDVYQTDKDLIIQSAIAGVDLEDLDISIERDIITIRGGREKPFEENGDYFIQECFWGPFSKEIILPAEADPGRAAAEMKNGVLTIRIPKIIRETKKKIVIKKH; the protein is encoded by the coding sequence ATGGCATCATTTTTCGACAAACTAAAAAAAGGCATGGGCATTGATGAACCGATTTCAGAGCCCGAAGAAGAAAAAGAAGAAGAAAAAGAGGAAGAAGAAGTTAAGAAAAAACCAGCTAAAAAACCGAGGAAAGCTAAGAAACCGAAAAAAGAAGCAAAAACTCCGGAGATAAAAATAGAGGAAATAGAAATTCAGGAGGAAGAAAAAGAAGAACCGGAAGAGAAAGAGGAGTTAGAAGAGAAAAAGAAAGAAGAACCAGAAAAACCAAAAGAAGAAAAAAGGAAGAAATGGCCTTCCTTCGGCGGAATGGAAGAAGGAGAATTGGCAATTGACGTTTACCAAACGGATAAAGACCTGATTATCCAATCAGCCATAGCCGGAGTTGACCTTGAGGATTTGGACATCTCAATAGAAAGGGACATTATCACCATCAGGGGAGGAAGAGAAAAACCATTTGAAGAAAACGGAGATTATTTCATACAAGAATGCTTCTGGGGGCCTTTTTCAAAAGAAATCATCCTGCCAGCTGAAGCTGACCCTGGCAGAGCAGCAGCTGAAATGAAAAACGGCGTCTTAACCATCAGGATTCCCAAGATTATAAGGGAAACCAAGAAAAAGATAGTCATTAAAAAACACTAA
- a CDS encoding class I tRNA ligase family protein, whose protein sequence is MSELSKTYEPEKVEKKIYQLWLKTGFFNPDKLPGKRKKPFTIIMPPPNANGSLHIGHAVFVTLQDIMIRYKRMLGEKTLWLPGADHAGFETQVVFDKKLEKEGRSRFQIPKEKLYQEILKFTLNNKKIMEKQLMELGASCDWSREKFTLDKNIVKLVYQVFKKLEKDNLLYKGKRIVNWCTKHQTSLSDLETKYEERKDPLYFIKYGPLELATVRLETKFGDTAVAVNPKDKRYLKYIGKELEIDTLLGKRKIKVIADLAVDPEFGTGVIKVTPAHDPDDFEIWQRHKKEIPPPIEVIDKFGKLNENTGPYKGLKVLEARKIIAKDMEEKGLLDPAKTDHSYLHNVATCYKCGSTIEPVILDNQWFVKMTAKPKIGKLSLRDSAVKAVKQKQIKFIPQRFEKLFFHWMKNLRDWNISRQIVWGIKIPEKDSKDVFDTWFSSALWPFATLSTSKAGDLKKFYPTDVMETGWDILFFWVARMIMMGLYVSGKIPFKYVYLHGLVRDKDRQKMSKSKGNVIDPLGVIDIYGADSLRMALVIGNSPGNDPIIYEEKIRGYRNFTNKIWNASRFVLMNLNGFNPKIKPKLSANDKKTLKNLNNFSKQINKLMDSFKFYKASENLYHYFWHNFCDKIIEEHKSRLQGSDKDKKQASQYLLLEILNTNLKMLHPFLPFITEEIYQTLPIKNKKKCLMVEDWPK, encoded by the coding sequence ATTTCGGAACTTTCCAAAACTTACGAACCCGAAAAAGTAGAAAAGAAAATCTATCAACTCTGGTTAAAGACCGGTTTTTTTAATCCTGACAAGCTGCCAGGCAAAAGAAAAAAACCCTTTACCATAATTATGCCCCCGCCCAACGCCAACGGCTCTCTGCATATTGGCCACGCTGTTTTTGTCACTTTACAGGATATCATGATCAGATATAAAAGAATGCTGGGCGAAAAAACGCTCTGGCTGCCGGGCGCTGACCATGCTGGTTTTGAAACTCAAGTGGTTTTTGATAAAAAACTGGAAAAAGAAGGACGCTCAAGATTCCAAATCCCAAAAGAAAAACTGTATCAGGAAATCCTTAAATTTACTTTAAACAACAAGAAAATAATGGAAAAACAACTGATGGAGCTTGGCGCTTCCTGCGACTGGTCAAGGGAAAAATTCACTTTGGATAAAAATATCGTTAAGCTCGTTTACCAAGTTTTCAAAAAGCTGGAAAAAGACAATTTATTGTATAAAGGCAAAAGAATAGTTAATTGGTGCACAAAACACCAGACTTCTCTTTCTGATTTGGAAACTAAATACGAAGAAAGAAAGGACCCCCTTTATTTCATTAAATACGGACCATTGGAATTAGCGACAGTCAGACTGGAAACCAAATTCGGAGACACAGCAGTAGCTGTCAACCCAAAAGACAAAAGGTATTTGAAATACATTGGTAAAGAGCTTGAAATAGACACCCTTTTAGGGAAAAGAAAGATAAAAGTTATTGCTGATTTAGCTGTTGATCCTGAATTCGGCACAGGAGTGATAAAAGTCACTCCAGCCCACGACCCGGATGATTTTGAAATCTGGCAAAGACACAAAAAAGAAATACCTCCTCCGATTGAAGTGATAGACAAATTCGGCAAACTGAATGAAAATACCGGTCCATATAAAGGACTAAAAGTATTGGAAGCTAGAAAAATCATTGCCAAAGACATGGAAGAAAAAGGGCTTCTTGATCCTGCAAAAACTGACCACAGTTACCTACACAATGTGGCTACCTGCTACAAATGCGGTTCAACTATTGAGCCGGTTATTCTGGACAACCAATGGTTTGTTAAAATGACAGCCAAGCCGAAAATCGGAAAACTGTCTTTGAGAGATTCTGCTGTCAAAGCAGTAAAGCAAAAACAGATTAAATTCATTCCCCAGCGCTTTGAAAAGCTCTTTTTCCATTGGATGAAAAATCTCAGGGACTGGAACATTTCCCGGCAAATCGTTTGGGGCATTAAGATTCCGGAGAAAGATTCCAAAGATGTTTTTGACACTTGGTTTTCTTCTGCTCTTTGGCCTTTTGCCACTTTATCAACGAGCAAAGCAGGAGATCTAAAGAAGTTTTACCCGACAGACGTTATGGAAACGGGCTGGGATATTCTATTTTTTTGGGTAGCCAGAATGATTATGATGGGGCTGTATGTTTCTGGAAAAATACCTTTTAAATATGTCTATCTTCACGGATTGGTACGCGATAAAGACCGACAGAAAATGTCAAAATCAAAAGGCAATGTCATTGATCCATTGGGAGTAATAGATATTTACGGAGCTGACTCTTTGAGAATGGCCCTGGTCATTGGCAATTCACCTGGCAACGACCCAATTATCTATGAAGAAAAAATACGAGGATACCGGAACTTTACCAACAAGATTTGGAATGCTTCCCGCTTTGTTTTGATGAATCTGAATGGCTTTAATCCGAAAATAAAGCCAAAATTAAGCGCGAATGATAAGAAAACACTAAAAAATCTTAATAATTTTTCGAAACAAATCAATAAACTAATGGACTCTTTCAAATTCTATAAAGCATCTGAAAATCTCTATCATTATTTCTGGCATAATTTCTGTGATAAAATTATTGAAGAGCATAAATCCAGACTGCAGGGTTCCGATAAAGATAAAAAACAAGCCAGCCAGTATCTACTTTTAGAAATCCTGAATACTAATTTAAAAATGCTCCATCCTTTTTTACCTTTCATTACCGAAGAAATTTATCAAACTCTTCCTATTAAAAATAAGAAAAAATGTTTGATGGTTGAAGATTGGCCAAAATAA